The Paramormyrops kingsleyae isolate MSU_618 chromosome 12, PKINGS_0.4, whole genome shotgun sequence region TGAGACAGTAGCTAGCAGCTGTTGTGTAGACGGAACTGCTTTGCATCCTGTGTCTGACCATTCGTGTGTCTCTTAAGGTTGAAGTGCCCGTACTGTCCAATGGAGCAGGTGCCATCGGACGCCAAGCAGATCTACTTCTGAGGAGACGATGCCATTTAGTCTGCAGCGAAGCCTCTAGTTTGGGGAGGAGCTGATGAGCGGAGAAGCTTTGCTGTGTTCATGTAAGAGTGAAGCGTAGTGTTCCTTATTCATCGAAAGAGTTGGGTTTCACAAGCCATTACTGTTTGAGTTTGTAGGCGTGATGACAGATACTCGTTTTTAATAAAACCCACCTGAAGAGCTTCGAATTTTGAGATCTGCATCACTTTGCATGCCATCTATTGTTACCACTGTCGAatgtttctgatttttttttgaggaaTTGTATATATGAAATCGATGTTTAGGTTTCTTAGGTTAGATTAAGGGCGTTGGCTTCCTCTTATTTTGGGTGATGTTAAAAGCCAAATGACAAACTGGGTATAAAAGACTCAGATATTTAAGATTAAGGTTGCTAAAAAATTGCTAATTTTTACCTGTTTTACTTAAAAGGTGTTAATTGAgaatattttagttttattgcTTCTGAAGGAGATCTTTGAAGatggtttatttaaaaaagataAACTACTGAACTGAGAGATTTATATATGTTATATTGTGTCTGGACAGACAGGTTCTAAAATGAAACCTTTCCAGTGTTGTTCATGCTGCCTGTGACTATATTGTGCTGACAATAAGCTGAAACACTTTTTTATATTTGAAATATAAGGTTCGGTATAATTTGCGGGGGAATATTTTGTAATTGTTCCtgggtctgttttttttttattattaaaaagttgTCCTGGGAACCAGTTGTGGTGTGGTAAATAGGGGTCACTGGCGTTCACTTTATTAAGCAGACTTCGTTAGCAGAGAAAATAGAGCTACGCCATCAGCGGAGCAGCCAACCTGTCCATGAAGCTTTGTTTTGGGCCGCTAGGTGGTGCTGTTGAGCTTGTTCCAGATCATGTATGTTTATTTACGTACTACAATGTGTCAAATATTAGATATCGACTGAAGTACGACCTTATGTTCTTGTCATGTACTATTATTTCTATGAATGATTTGGAAATAAAGACAAGGATAAGATTAATTGTTCTCAGCTCTTGGTGGTTCTGGATCTGTTTAagttcattcattaattcagGGGTGCccagctccagtcctgggggggcggagccctgtgtaacttagttctttccctgtttcaccataaatgattaagttcaagagctgtgtggtaattagcacaagaagctGAATCaggtgttaaatgaggggaaacccaaaaatgtgcagggctccggccccccaggactggagttgggcacccctgcattAATTCATTGAATTAATTGTGAAGGTTTGAAAGTTAAGACTAAGTTAAAATTCTGAGTTGTTTGTTTGGTATTTTAAGATGTGGATTTGCTGTTAATTATCCCTAATTATCCCCCATATTTCTGTACACCCTAAcaaactttatttttaattatgcaTATTTTTGTCAGAATTCTTGAGAGGAAATAACTTATGTCAGTTACTGGAGTTTACTGTTATTACAATTGTTATTCATACAGATTGGAGTGTTAGGTACAAAAGTCAGAGACGGAGTTTTAACTTTTACCCTGGAGGGTCATGGGACCAAATCCCACATATTTATCTTCATGATAATCCCTCATGCAGGGCTCTGCAGTACCTGATAGGTGGCACTACAACCTGGATAGGAAGACAGGGTTTACTGAGAGTGTCCTAACATAGAGTAATTcctcaaaaacaaaacatggcCGTTAGCAGCCATTTTGGTAGCATGTCTGAAGGTAAACTGTCCTTGAGTTAGCTATGATAAGAACAATAATATGAAGTGAAGACCAAGGAAAAGATTTTGAtgaattttttattaattttaaacacaaaagcagcagatttttttttcttcaaaatatcAGTTTAAAATATACTTTGTCAATTCATGTGTCAATGTCATACATTTAGTTTGCCTGGGCCAACTCTGTACAGGCAGAACAGAGAGGTTCCCAGGGCCCCCAAATGACCTGCATCAGGAGGGAAGTTCTCTCAGCAGGGGGGTCCCCCCAAGCCTTTCCTAGAGCCCCTGAAAAAGTAGAACCAGTCCTGCAGTGGTTAAACTATTGTAATAGTTGTATTACTGGTTATACAGTAGTGTGCAaaagtcaaaagaaatgtttaaagcggTTTATCTGGCCAGTAAGTGCACTTTGTCTCAGAACAAACACAATTAAACactagaacatatgcaaattaagattatatatatatatatatatatatatatatatatatatatatatatatatatatatatatatatataatatcaatgagatattgattagctatatgAGGTGTACTCGATAGGTGTTGGAAATAATTGGGTAATTTAGGTGAGGCTTTGGAATGGCTAAGCTTACACATTCTGACAGGCATAATAGCATGGTTTTACATGAACATAAAGATAATTTAAATGTCactttctttggctgcctaagacttttgcacagtactgtatttaCTGAAGAGGCTCCCATTAATACTTAGTGCAATGTTACATTAGTTCAGGTTTTGAATGTGAAATCACCAGGCAAAGGTAAGCAAGAGAAACCATCAGGGATCCCAGTCCTCTGGGTCACCCACAGTATAAACCGTGAAGATGGCTCCCCTTATCAGATACTGATCATCAGCTAGCTTCATAGAGGCAATCACACTGTCACCGGTCCTATAGAACCTACTATACCAAACATTTACAGAATCAAACGAGATCCATCAGCACCATCAGATATGTCGTGTCAAATATTTGACGTTGAGATTTTTCCCAAATTTACCCGAGATGAGGCGGAATCAGGAATCTGTCAGCAAAGTTAGTGGTCGTTATTCAAACTCATCGCGTGACATTCAGCGTCCCGGTGAGCATCCCCCAGTCCTGGAAGGTGCCGGTCCATTAGCAGTCTCTGGGATGGGGATGCCGTGGGGGCGTGGCTATTCCCGCATCCTCCCGTAGCGCAGGGAGAAGGCGATGAGGCGGCGGTAGGTGCACAGCAGGAGCAGCATGGCTGCCAGCATGATACCGCAGATGAGGCTGAAGGCCCAGCGCGGGCCCAGGTTGGTGTAGAACTGGGACACGAACACAGGGCCCAGTGTCCTGGCTCCGCTTCCTGAGGCAGTGAGCCAGCCCATGTAGACGCCCTAGAAGTGGGAGGTGGAGGTCAATGCCTTTAGGTCACAGACCCCTGCAGCAGAGTTAGCCGGCTTGGCTCCTGAGAAACCATGTGTTAATGGCAGACTCTGCCGGAGTAGACATTGGATTCTGTACTATTACATCAAACAGAAACACACCACCATCCTATCAAGGGTGTATCGCTGCCTTTGCTGCCAGGGGATTGGCTGCCAGGATATTCATTTTGAAGACGGACAGAGGAACAAAAACACACTGGGTACTTTGAGCTGAAAACGGAGGCAGAGTGGCAGGCGCATGCCGGTGGAGCGTCACCTGTCGGAGCGACATCACCCCGTTACCTGTCACACAGGGTGACCTCCTAACCCACTGGGGGACACTGAATTATTTCAGCTCCTACAAACTACCTTAAagctgaaaggctcctgtgcttggctaatagttcagttcttcttgtgctttgactggtttgtttccttgactgaaagactcatccagctgtttcacattaacaccagtgacacatgcatggttataggagactgaccaatcagcacacagcaggagctcagtgctaaagtgaaatccaggtctttttaactgaaatggtagtttgcaaaccctgtcCTAGCTCATAGTGCCCCCGCTAACATGGATCAGGTGGTCACCCTCCTGTCACGCAAGCAGATCCGGCCCCTTAACTCCCAGGTGCGGCTGGTGACTGACAGAACTCCAGCCATTAGCATGAAGTTCACTCTGCTGACTGAAAGCTCTCTGGCAGCTTCATGGAAAATGCACTACCAGCACCTTCAATGGAGACCCAACTCATTTTACCAAAACATACATCCCAGAGACCTGCATTTCTGTCcttctagagcaggggtgctcaactccagtcctggttTTCCCCTGATTCCGGTTTcccacacctgattcaactccttgtgctaattaccacacagctcttgagctgaatcatttatggtggaacagggaaagaactaagttacacagggctccggccctccaggactggagttagGCACCTCTATTCTAGGGTAAAGACAGAAAAGCAATATTGATATATGCGGTCAGTATGTGACACTACCTGTGTTAATATGAATAGGGTGTTTTAACCCCAAGTTGCCTAAGTGATATCTCCCTTGGATAGACATGTAATCAGATGTTAAAAGTATGACCAAACCTGGGGCTTTGGGCCGAGTATCTTGGAGTAGAGGATGTAGGACATGACGTTGCAGGCGGGATAGCCCACCCCGATGAGGATATCGGATACGATGTATTGTGCCAGCTGGATGGCAGGGGTGAACTGGCACCAAGTCTGTTCAGGGGGGCAGCCTATTGGATCCTCGGATGAGTTAGAGACTCTCCTCAGAGTGGGGAGACCCTGGTGGGAGGAGCTGTTCTGGAGGTCTGCGTCCAATTGGAGGAGATTGGACCGGACAGGAAGACAAGGCAACAAGTACTCAGGTCTCCGATTGTTTGGTGGTCACATGACATCCTGCTTGAACATAATTACATAACATACAATTACAGACTGGTGGCATGTTAGATTTTTATTGGAAGCTCATCATAACAGGGTGAAACCATTTCAAGATAATAATTTCAAAAggatacagtaaaatcccgttatagtggactcgcttataacggaatatcgtctataatgGACGAGGTCCGTTGGTCCCGGCCgcgcgcctttaagaacatgcagaaaaagcatcggatatagcagactgacatataacggaatttcgcttataacggacaaacaatttggtccccagggccgcttttagctgtagttctgttcggctataacagacatgcagctccgcctacaaggcgcgtggcgtgccggtgatatccagcgcagatacgtagtcgagattattaatagtcacgcatctggtcaggtaaagttactacatgtacaatataataatctataccacaagtgtgtctgctggggtgtggcatgagtaaatagagtcctgtagttgtgttctgggcatacagcaactctggatgtaacggactgttttgccaggtcccttgaagtccattataactggattttactgtatcacCCTTTCCCAAGGTCTCCTAGAAATGTTCAATTCTAACCTAGCAGTTCTGTTGCTGCACCGAATACACCTTCAAACCCCATCCCCAGACAGCAGTACCTGACCACTGGATCTTGGGGTACTCGTCTCCCCAGGGTAGCAAGATGAAGAACCCACAGAATATTATGATTAATCCACCCAGCAGCACTGGCCGCTCACCAATCCTGAAAGCGAAACACCAGGATCCTCAGATGCCATGATTCACATACGACGTTCCTTCATCCATCACTCTAGCATCCACAGCGTTTGTCCATACAGAGCCCAGGTGGCTGATGCTTACCTCACAGATATGATCTTGACTAACAGAAACACCAAGATGGACTCAAAGCCAGTGCAGGCCAGGATGATGCCGTTGTAGAGTACAGCCTGTTTCCTGGTCCAGGCAAACATGTCCATGGACAAAGGTGTGGCGATCCTGCAGCAGCAGAACAACAGGCAGCCAAGCCAAGCAACACACTGAGCAATGGACACTGATACTTTAATAACCAGACAAACGAATCATACTCATGAATGGCTGTTTCTTAATAATCAGATGCACACTGTGAGGAAAGAAGCTGCTCCCCCCATGCAGAGTGGGGCACTCTGGGGGAACTCTGGGGGGAGCTCCTGTCCACTCTCTGCGTGTTAATGGCAGTCAGCCCGTTGTGTGATTCATCTAAGTAAGTAGGAGACGAAGGGTGACTGTGGGTTAGCAGTCTGcgcctgaaggttgctggttcaccGGTCATATCACAGTTGGTCCCTTAAGCCCATACTGGCCCAGGGGCGCTGGATTAATGCCTGTCCCTGGGCTCTAATCTCAGTTCTTCCCATTCCGAGGGGAATATGTTGGCTTCTCATTGCCTGATGTTTTTGTTCCCACACAATTTAAAACTTCTGTGAAGTTTTCCTTCTTTCTCCCCCCCAAGAACATTAAAAGTAATGAAACGTAAAGATCCACTGTTTTTCTGAGCATTTTAAAATCTATCATTACCTAACACACAAACGTAGCCCATAATCTAAATGACATAAAATTATAGCTAAACAAATTAACTATATgaaatcaaaaaaataaacacttgaCTGTACATTTATAAAAGTATCTGGAATATCAAATAGTTATAGTtaattattttcagtttaaCCAAATTACATATGCATCTATGTTTATTACATGAATTTGGAGACTAACATGTGAAATATGACTTACGTCTCAAAAACAGCAAAGACGAACAGAATGATGAAGAAGAGGATGTTTGAGGTCACCACGGCGATTTGGTCGATGCTCCCTTCTTCATTCACCAGATCCACTCTCTCTGAGAAAGAGACAGATGGAGAATCTGATCAGGCTTCCTTTGTCCTTTTCACACAACTGAATGAAATTAGTTCAGTATGAGAAATTGGTTACGTATGccatgttcttcctgtatcATACTAGGGCTTCTTGATCATGGCAAAAATCATATCCACCATTATTTCAGTCAATACCAAGTTCACGGTTATTTAACACGATTACTCATTGACTTTGGAAATATCATGCATTTACTGAACTTTTAAAACCTTGTCTTTTTAACTGTGGATTTCCTTGAAATTCAAATATAATTCAACTGAGGAACAAataaaaaggagagaaaaaacaGGAGCATTATTGTGAAAGGAAAGGCAGCAGAAATATTTTATCtcgattattttttattgatgaTAGTTGGAAGCCAAAATTGTAACTTGATTAATTTATCATGTGGTCCAAAGGCATGTGGCTAGACTAACTGGTGTTTGTAATATGGTACGTGGCCTGCAATGGGACAGCATCCCATCCCAGAGGCACCCCTGCCTAGTGCCGTGTGCGGCCTTGGATGGCTTTCACCAAAACCAACCTACCACCGTTAAAACCCTTGATCGGTGACTGGCGTACCTTCTGAGGTGTAGTTGATGGCGCTGATCTGTCGTCCCTCGTCGTCCACACTGTGCTCCCTAAGACACACAGGACACACCCAGGATCTGCAGCGAATCCACGCACCTGCACGGCTGAGGGGGATCGGCGGAAAGCCCCGGCCCCTCACCTCAGAATGAGGATGACACATAGAATATTGATGACCCCGAAAAAGGCAGCCAGCAGAGCAGGGGTCGTGTACATGTTCAGCTGCAGGTCGATGGGCCTAAAGCACACACCGGCTTCTCCAATGAAGGACAAAGCGGCCTGAAGGGCTGCAACGCAAGAGGGGCCATTTTCAGTTCCCTTATTGGGGTCTAAAGGCTCTGATGGAAACACCCTAACCCACATTTACTCCATACACAAAAACGATCTTGTCTACAGCATGATCCCAGTAGAAGGTGGGCAATGCTGTGGCGTTACACCTCTAGGGTGGGGGGTttaaatcccacctctgctctgtatgTGCGCAGACCGCATGGTCCATGTCTCTGCATGGTCCAATCATATGGAGTTAGGCTAttttgtgtctctaaattgccctctTTGTCGTCTGTGACGAACATCTAGGACGTAGCTCTGTGCCACATGGGATGGGCTACTGGGGACCCCAGATCGGGAAAACTTACTGTAGTATTACAGGGCTTTAACCATGCATCATAGCCTCCCAGGCCACAGAGGTCAACTGCACCCTGACAAGAGCCATTTATTCCCCATGAATATGCAGAAGCATGACGTGACAATGTGACCGGTGTCCGGGGTCCTACCTGGGCCTAGAATAAAGCCCAGGGCCTGGCAGGCGCTCATGTTGGCCATGGCGCTCGTCCTCTCCTTCAGGGATGTGGCTCCGGCTACGTAGGATCTAACAACAGCCACGTTTCCTAAGTGCACAGAGACAAGAGCGTCACAAGTGGGGTCTGTCTCACACAGCCTAGATTAATCACCTTGCTTTTCCCTGACACCTCAAAAGGCGAAACCCTGGGTACAGCTTATGTAACCCAATTCACAGCGTAATATCAAATCAGACAAAATGCCATCCTTCGGAGGGCACTGTGGGTATTTACATAGTCATCACACGTAGGCAGAGGTGTCACATAAACCGGGCCCTGTTATATGACCTCAAAGCTGCCAACCCAACAGAAAGCAGTCGTTACCTGCACCAAAGCCGACGAGGACCCGGGAAGTAAGCATGTAGTACTTCCTGTTGGAATGGAATAAGTGCACGTAGGCATACAGAAGGTTGGCGGCCACATTGACGAGTATGGAGCACACCAGCGGCTCTTTCCGGGGCCTTCTATTCGACCACCAGCCAAAGATGGGCGATGCCACCATCTGGCCAAGGCTGTAAGCAGCAACCACCCAGCCCAGGAAACTGGCATTAGCACTGTCATCTACCTGGACatgagacagagacagagagaacatCAACAGCCAAGCTCATCTTAACATTGACAAACACAACATTCAGTTCAGTGATTCGAACACATACCCAGAATGTCATGGGTTCAAATTCTGTAACTGGCAGCGTAACCATATCTCATActgaaaggcccttaacctgaaaatttaaaaatgtaattcttAAAAAAGAGGGAGGGGGTTAAAATCTCCTGTCTGAAAAGTCCGAAATCCCTAAAGATGGAGTTAAACGTTAAGGATttcaggtggggggggtcaATAAATCCATCCAGGCCAAAGAAAGGAACCTTAAAGTTAACTCACAACTCCTTTTGGGAGGGAGTGGAGTATGTTTTGAGTATAACGCATTAGAGTATCTCAAATGTAGTGTAAATTATGAATGAAACAATGTTATTCCTAAATGACACAACCAGAATTCTTAGTTGGAACGTCCTTTCATTTGAGCTTAAGGTTGAACTATGCTACCATGTGGAAAAGGCTCCTGTTGAATAGCCAGACTCGTTACACCTAACAGCAAAACACAGGTGCAAAATAACTCAATACCAACTCGGCGTATCTAATACATTAGCCACTGAAGGTCATGTTTCGATTATATTTTTATGAGTAAAAATCTTTGTTTTGTTCCTGTTTTCAGTGACTTTTTGCCTGCAATGCAGTTGATGCATGTGACGTTAATGAGGAACAAAGAAGTTGGCTGTGGTTTCATAAAGCAGGCGatcatttcaaaaataaaaagggtAAAATGGACACAAAACTTACAACCGGAAAGAGTGACACATGCCTGTATGCACTTTGAAGAAGTTCTGAAAACGGTTCTCTCACAGACGTTTTTGGTGGTATAACAGAGGCAACGAATGAGGCCAGGCGTGCAATATCTTTCTGCTCCATTCTGAGCCACTCGTACGGCAGCATGTCAGGGTACGAGGACAAAGGTTGGGAAGCATAACATGAGTAAATCTCGCCCTAAACAGCACGACTGGATGACACTGAAGGGGGGAAAAATTTAAGGCTGGGAAATAAATGGGACAAAAGACTTCAAAACCAATGTGTGAAAAGGAGAAGCACTCATTGAAATGTCTAACTAATTTGGGTATTGTCAACTGAACAGATTTTAGAAAAGGTTCGTCCCCATTTTAGTCTccatatctcagaaactaaagaaGATACATACCAAAAATGTGGTACTCGAGTTCTTGGGTACAATGACATTATTTACTTACAGTAAGAAGCAAATCCAGCATGGCCAGTAAGAAGGCCTCCATTGATTTCATATAGAATAACCATATATGGCATTTAGCCAATAACAGCTAAAATATGGATAATCTGCTTATCCATCTATTCATTGATCTGATAACAGCATTATCAAATAACATTTTAGGTCAAACTAAAGCAGAAGTACTGATACTTCTAGAGGAATCTCAAACACTgacaactgatttttttttctttgaggcTGCCATTTATCGTGGGGACAAAACAGACCATTTAAATGCAGCATGGCCTGTTGGAGCTACAATCTTAAATGTTAAGCTGGCCCCCTTTTTAATAGCATATCTGACCCAGCAAGACATTCACCTGAAAAACAGTCAACAGACCTGCAGATGAAAGGAAGACCTATATGTCAAGACGTTTAGAGTGACACAAAAGAAGAAATTCAGTACAGACTGAATAGgatgatattttattttactttttattttaaaacctcaatttttttccattGGTGTTTGTCAGTTAGTTACTATACTTCACATTAtcagaagaaaataataaaacctAGATTAAAATGTACCATATTTAGGTATTTTGAAGTATTTCATGGCAAAATCAACAGGAACTTACCTTTTGTAGATAGGGCCATATTGAGGTTATTACAATAGAGAAACCTGAAGAATCATGGGGGGAAAAAGGGAGTATTGGCATCATTACAGTAGAGAACATGACATGAATTCATTTCTAAGTTGTAAATGGGGATGATTCAGGGGCCCCAGATGTGGACAGGGGGCCTCAAATGTGCCAGCAATGTGGGGAGAACTTTTCCCTGAAGTTGCTCCTGCCTGGGTGTGGTGGGACCATCCCCTTCAAACACCAAACCCTCAGTGCTGAATGACAGACGGCCAAACCAAACGGGGCAAGAGGCCTTACCAAGGTGAAATGAAACATCTATGTCTCAGACAGGCAGACTGCAGACATAAGGAGTGAGGAAAATAATGAAGGTACTGTAAAACACTTACCAACACTACTAAGGAACATTGTAAAGTACATGATTCGGATAGACTTCCATCGGCTGCTGTACTCAGCCAAATCTTCAGCGATATCATCACTGGAAATGACAGAGAGAAGCTGCAGGTCTCATGTTTTTCACACTTCAACTGCATGCGGTCAATCAGTGAAATACTACATGTATCGGTTAATTCATATGTGATGCATTTGAAAAGAGGCTCAACTGTAAGTCTGTGTTTGACACTACAGCAATGCCAGTGACTGCAGAGTATCAGAGGAGCAttttatgtttacatttatttatttagcagatggttTGGTCCAAAGCTGTCAAGGGGCTGATATAGGCTGCTatgctgagcttccaatgagcGACCAGAAATCACCGCAAGACGGCTATGGGGAAAACAACTATACAAACATTTTTAGAATCAGAAATTCCATTAACTTGTCACTAAGTGTGCAGACTCAGATGCAACATGCAGTCAATGCACAAATATCTGCCAAATCCAGGCGAGAACCTTGTAAGACTGACTGCATTCTAAGTGCAATACATAAACACTGCCAATAGGTCCACTCAGGTTTACCTATTAAATCTACCCATCCAGTATTCAGGCAAAATTTTAAATGACTCTCTGTGTAATGAGTCTGACCATTTGCTGATTGGTAGGACATTTACTTTGGTACATTTCCAGAATACCACTATTTACTGTTCTTGTTCCTCATCAGACGCTTCTCTGTCTGAAGTTACAGCCTGCAGGTAACAAGTACCCGTGTGTTTATTCACATTATTTTCTGAGGTTGATCTCATACTCGGAATTAAACTGCTGTGCCATCTGTAAAAGTAATTTCTGTGAAAACACTGGAAAATACCACTGCCAAAAGgggaagtttttcttttttctgagCACCAGAACTAACCATAAACCTGCTTTTGATAGAATTAAGACATTTCGTTAAAACGTTTCGCATAAAGCCACGCTACCTTGCAAAGGCAGATGTGGTGTAATATTAGTACGATCGACATTAATGGCAGAAAGATCATTTTTAAGAAGTGAGACACAGTAGTCAATAGGAAATGTTTATAACATAGTATTACTATATCGCTAAGTGCTTCGTTAAGTTTTCCACCTTATAATTAAAGTTAGATATTATTTACATATCCTGAAAGTTAAATTTAGTCAAAATGAAGCGATGCTTATAAAACTGCAATCGtacttttataaaaatccacAGCTTTTCGAGTCTATTACAATTAACTGGCAAAACATGTCggtttaaaacaataaaatgaaaatattaacatatAATATTGCAAACACTTAAGACTGCCCTATAGATGATTACGTACTAAGAAATCGTCATACGGATGATATATGAATAGTATATCATTTTACACTTTGTAAGTGTTACAGTATTATGTGCTGTCAATGGATGTGGTTAGGATACCATGCAATGTTTTAAGTAGAGAAAACCTGGATTCACCTACCTCCCAACATCACCTTTTAGTAAAGGTGTGCTCTCGTCAGACTCCAGTGACTGAGACATTATTCCTGAAATCAAATTTGACCTCTTGCGAATTACCCAGATCTTACACCTCAGGGATATGTGATTCTCACTGCATAATGCTGCACAAATTGTGCAATAACAcagtttaaaagaaaaaatatgaatgacAGCTCTGCTATCTAGTTGAGTGACAGCTCTGCTATCTCGAAGGCTCTGGTGTTAGTCAGGACATTTCGTCACTAGTAGGAAAGCTTCTATCTACGAATTAGACTTTCACAACCGCCATTAAGCTTACCCGTGTCACGTGGTATACTTCCGGGAAAGCATATCTGTGACGCACTTCCGGGAGCCGACCGCTTTCGAGTTCCCATTGGTTCATTGTTGCCCACCGGGGTCAGGGTAAGTTGTGAATGTATGGTTCATAGTTCGTCCTTAGTGACGGACACACCTTATGGGAGTCTTAAATGAATAATCGTGCGGGACGCTGTGCTTTTTAGATATTTCAACCTAGCGATTAGGAACACGGTGGCTGAATGAGAAAGGTAGCGATCTGAC contains the following coding sequences:
- the mfsd8 gene encoding major facilitator superfamily domain-containing protein 8 isoform X1; the protein is MSQSLESDESTPLLKGDVGSDDIAEDLAEYSSRWKSIRIMYFTMFLSSVGFSIVITSIWPYLQKVDDSANASFLGWVVAAYSLGQMVASPIFGWWSNRRPRKEPLVCSILVNVAANLLYAYVHLFHSNRKYYMLTSRVLVGFGAGNVAVVRSYVAGATSLKERTSAMANMSACQALGFILGPALQAALSFIGEAGVCFRPIDLQLNMYTTPALLAAFFGVINILCVILILREHSVDDEGRQISAINYTSEERVDLVNEEGSIDQIAVVTSNILFFIILFVFAVFETIATPLSMDMFAWTRKQAVLYNGIILACTGFESILVFLLVKIISVRIGERPVLLGGLIIIFCGFFILLPWGDEYPKIQWSDLQNSSSHQGLPTLRRVSNSSEDPIGCPPEQTWCQFTPAIQLAQYIVSDILIGVGYPACNVMSYILYSKILGPKPQGVYMGWLTASGSGARTLGPVFVSQFYTNLGPRWAFSLICGIMLAAMLLLLCTYRRLIAFSLRYGRMRE
- the mfsd8 gene encoding major facilitator superfamily domain-containing protein 8 isoform X3, with the protein product MVASPIFGWWSNRRPRKEPLVCSILVNVAANLLYAYVHLFHSNRKYYMLTSRVLVGFGAGNVAVVRSYVAGATSLKERTSAMANMSACQALGFILGPALQAALSFIGEAGVCFRPIDLQLNMYTTPALLAAFFGVINILCVILILREHSVDDEGRQISAINYTSEERVDLVNEEGSIDQIAVVTSNILFFIILFVFAVFETIATPLSMDMFAWTRKQAVLYNGIILACTGFESILVFLLVKIISVRIGERPVLLGGLIIIFCGFFILLPWGDEYPKIQWSDLQNSSSHQGLPTLRRVSNSSEDPIGCPPEQTWCQFTPAIQLAQYIVSDILIGVGYPACNVMSYILYSKILGPKPQGVYMGWLTASGSGARTLGPVFVSQFYTNLGPRWAFSLICGIMLAAMLLLLCTYRRLIAFSLRYGRMRE
- the mfsd8 gene encoding major facilitator superfamily domain-containing protein 8 isoform X2 yields the protein MLGVMISLKIWLSTAADGSLSESCTLQCSLVVLVDDSANASFLGWVVAAYSLGQMVASPIFGWWSNRRPRKEPLVCSILVNVAANLLYAYVHLFHSNRKYYMLTSRVLVGFGAGNVAVVRSYVAGATSLKERTSAMANMSACQALGFILGPALQAALSFIGEAGVCFRPIDLQLNMYTTPALLAAFFGVINILCVILILREHSVDDEGRQISAINYTSEERVDLVNEEGSIDQIAVVTSNILFFIILFVFAVFETIATPLSMDMFAWTRKQAVLYNGIILACTGFESILVFLLVKIISVRIGERPVLLGGLIIIFCGFFILLPWGDEYPKIQWSDLQNSSSHQGLPTLRRVSNSSEDPIGCPPEQTWCQFTPAIQLAQYIVSDILIGVGYPACNVMSYILYSKILGPKPQGVYMGWLTASGSGARTLGPVFVSQFYTNLGPRWAFSLICGIMLAAMLLLLCTYRRLIAFSLRYGRMRE